One window of Nicotiana tomentosiformis chromosome 11, ASM39032v3, whole genome shotgun sequence genomic DNA carries:
- the LOC104095739 gene encoding protein FLX-like 4: protein MASRRQVPASYGRSIQAPGMVLHEELSAGRRRIDPLPPPELRDNRLAARAAELEQLAGDNHRLAATYVALKQDLAAAQREVEKLKEHIRSSQTESDIQIRLLLDKIAKMEVELRAGESARKDVQEAHLEARSLVTANMELSGKIHQAMQELERARADIKKLPEMHAELDTLRKEHQKLRKTFEYEKGSNIEKVEHMKLMEKDLIAMAKEVERLRAEVLNAEKRAQGFDPYARPYMNSDPMYPAPAMHGTPHVDGYQIPHIPVAAGAMGEGMYPYGSSIAVSAVTPPPPGTGGNATWGGGYDAPQARS, encoded by the exons ATGGCCTCCAGAAGACAAGTACCAGCATCATATGGACGGTCAATACAAGCTCCAGGAATGGTGCTTCATGAAGAATTGTCTGCTGGCCGCCGTCGCATTGATCCACTTCCTCCTCCCGAGCTTCGGGACAATAGATTGGCTGCTCGGGCAGCAGAGTTGGAACAACTTGCTGGAGACAATCATCGGTTGGCAGCTACGTATGTTGCCTTGAAGCAGGATCTTGCTGCTGCTCAGCGAGAAGTAGAGAAACTCAAAGAACATATAAGAAGTAGCCAAACAGAAAGTGACATCCAGATTCGATTGTTGCTTGACAAGATTGCCAAGATGGAGGTTGAACTTAGAGCCGGTGAGAGTGCGAGGAAGGATGTGCAAGAGGCACATTTGGAGGCACGAAGCTTGGTAACGGCCAATATGGAGCTGAGCGGAAAAATACATCAAGCTATGCAGGAATTGGAAAGAGCTCGTGCAGATATCAAGAAGCTACCTGAGATGCATGCTGAACTTGATACCTTAAGGAAAGAACACCAGAAGCTGCG TAAGACCTTCGAGTATGAAAAAGGTTCAAACATAGAGAAAGTTGAGCACATGAAACTTATGGAGAAAGACTTGATTGCCATGGCTAAAGAAGTGGAGAGATTGCGCGCTGAGGTGTTAAATGCCGAGAAAAGAGCTCAAG GTTTTGATCCTTATGCTCGGCCCTACATGAATTCAGATCCCATGTATCCCGCTCCTGCTATGCACGGTACACCCCATGTAGACGGTTATCAGATACCTCATATCCCAGTGGCCGCTGGCGCAATGGGAGAGGGAATGTATCCATATGGAAGTAGCATAGCTGTAAGTGCGGTAACTCCACCTCCTCCTGGTACTGGCGGCAACGCTACATGGGGAGGAGGTTATGATGCTCCACAAGCGAGGAGCTGA